The Athene noctua chromosome 3, bAthNoc1.hap1.1, whole genome shotgun sequence genome includes a region encoding these proteins:
- the GABARAPL1 gene encoding gamma-aminobutyric acid receptor-associated protein-like 1: MKFQYKEDHPFEYRKKEGEKIRKKYPDRVPVIVEKAPKARVPDLDKRKYLVPSDLTVGQFYFLIRKRIHLRPEDALFFFVNNTIPPTSATMGQLYEDNHEEDYFLYVAYSDESVYGK; encoded by the exons ATGAAGTTCCAGTACAAGGAAGACCACCCGTTCGAgtacaggaaaaaagaaggggagaaaatcAGGAAGAAATACCCCGACAGAGTCCCC GTAATTGTGGAAAAAGCACCAAAAGCCAGAGTACCCGACCTAGACAAAAGGAAGTATCTTGTGCCTTCTGACCTCACAG TTGGCCAGTTCTACTTCTTAATCCGAAAGCGGATCCACCTGAGGCCAGAAGATGCCCTGTTCTTCTTTGTCAATAACACCATCCCTCCCACCAGTGCTACCATGGGCCAGCTGTATGAG GATAACCACGAGGAGGACTATTTTCTCTATGTGGCCTACAGCGATGAGAGTGTCTATGGCAAGTGA
- the TMEM52B gene encoding transmembrane protein 52B, producing MHSPFMISIVLGCFLWFPQVRGEESCLNAELCSGTEWDRLWYIWLVVVIGGLLLLCGLVSVCVRCCFHCRQTGEESGPQPYEVTVIAFDHDSTLQSTITSLHSVFGPAARRILAVAHSHNAAQGTPPLSASDTPPVYEEALRMSRFTVAKAGQKVPDLDPVPEEKLQASAEGKDAQPALPGR from the exons ATGCACAGCCCATTCATGATCTCCATTGTTTTAGGGTGTTTCTTATGG TTCCCCCAGGTGAGAGGTGAGGAAAGCTGCCTCAATGCTGAACT CTGTTCAGGTACGGAGTGGGACCGTTTGTGGTATATCTG GCTGGTGGTGGTGATCGGtgggctgctgctcctgtgtGGCCTGGTTTCTGTCTGCGTGAGATGCTGTTTTCATTGCCGTCAAACGGGGGAGGAATCGGGTCCTCAGCCCTACGAGGTCACCGTCATTGCTTTTGATCATGACAGCACCCTCCAGAGCACCATTACCT CTCTCCATTCTGTGTTTGGGCCTGCTGCCAGGAGGATATTAGCGGTGGCACACTCCCATAACGCTGCGCAGGGAACACCACCCCTCTCGGCATCAGACACTCCTCCAGTCTATGAAGAAGCTCTGCGCATGAGCAGGTTCACAGTTGCCAAGGCAGGGCAGAAAGTGCCAGACCTGGATCCAGTGCCGGAGGAAAAACTGCAGGCATCTGCCGAGGGCAAGGATGCCCAGCCAGCCCTCCCAGGACGCTAG